The following is a genomic window from Candidatus Nitrosotenuis cloacae.
TTGAGGAGGTATTACAGACAAAAAGGAAGATCTCGCACGAGGACATTGGAAAGCAGATAATCCTTCACTCTGAAATCGGCGACATACTCTCCAAGTCCGGATTCAACAAGAAGCTGATCACAAAGCTAGCGTTCGGGGACCCCAAGTACCGCTTTGTAAACGAAATAGTGTCCGGCTCACTTTCCGCAGACATGATGGACTATTTGCAGCGCGACGGATACTTTACCGGCGCCGAGCACGCAAAAATAGACCACAGGCGAATCATCCAGTCGCTGGACGTGTACAAGAGTCGACTTGCACTGGACAGGTCGGCACTGTACTCATTTGAGTCCATGATACTCTCCCGCTACCAGATGTTCAAAGCCGTGTACTTTCACAAAACAGTAAGATCCGCAGAGGTGATGATGCTTGAGGCAATCAAGCTGGCGGACAGCGAGGCGCAGTTTACCACACTCGATCTTGACAAATACACAAAACTCACAGACGAGTTCGTCGTCGCAAAGATACTTTCGTTGCCAGAGCGCAACTCTGATCTCAGGCGCGCAAAAAAGTTTGCCGAAGACTACCAGAATCGCAGGCTGCTCAAGTGCGTGTACGAGAAGATAATGACAGAAAAAAACCTCCGATCTCAGCAAAACCTGACAGAGAGAATATCCAAAAAATCCCGTGTGGACAAAAACGAGATCTTTGTAGACACCACCAAGACGCCGTCCCTGCCGCTCACCCCATCAAAGGAGAAAACCAAGTCCATCACGCTAATCACAAGACACAACAAGAGATCCGCCGCAGAGGAGATCTCGTTCTCCAAGATACCCGTCGTTGCGTCGATGGCCGACTCGATGAACATACTGCGAATCTACACTACTACGCAGCACCGAAAAAAAGTTGAAATTGCAGCAAAATTGATCCTCGGTGAGACAAGACAATGAAAAAAAGAATTGTAATCAAGCTTTCCGGCAGAATTTTTGGGATGGAAAACAACGAAAAACTCCTCAAAGAGTATGCCACGTTCCTGGTGAAGATAAGCAAGATATGCCAGCCTATAATCATCGCAGGCGGGGGCAAGATAGCGCGTCACTACATCTCGCATGCAAGATCGTCCGGCGCAGACGAGTCTACGCTTGACGAGCTTGGAATCGAGGTGTCAAGGCTCAACGCAAAGTTGCTCATCTACGCACTAAAGGACAAGGCATACCCGCACCCGCCTACCACGCTTACCGAGGTGCGACACGCAGTTGACAGCGAGCTAATAGTGGTCGCAGGGGGATTGCATCCAGGCCAAAGCACCAACGGGACTGCGGCCCTGATTGCAGAAAAGGTCGGCGCATCAGAGTTCCTCAACGCAACCGACGTGGACGGCATATACGATTTTGACCCAAACAAAAACCCAAAGGCAAAAAAATTCAAGCGAATCGAGATCCGCAACCTGAGAAACATGCTAGTTCACGAGGACTCTGCAGCGGGCGGCTACGACCTCATGGATATAGTGGCCCTAAAGGTAATAGAGCGCTCTAAAATCAAGACGCGCGTAATCAAAGCGGAGATCTCCGTAATAGACAAGGCAATCAGGGGCCAATCTGTAGGCACCGAGATAATCCTCTAGCCCTTCAAGCTCTTATGTATGGTGGGATAGCTTTCAGTCCAGATCTCCACCCTGTCCCCAGAATATTCCTCAATTCCTGACTGGCGCGCCTTTGAAAAGATCTCCATCGCAGCGTCTTTTTCCAGCGCCTTTGACTGCGCCTTTGTGTACCCTTCGGCGTCAACCAGTATGGTGACGTATCCATCAACTGTCTGTATTACCGCAACCAGATCCTCCTCACCCACAGGTACGAACTGTCCGTCCTTTTTCTTTGTAGTCAGAGTCAGCATCCCAAATCCGCCCAGGTTGAATAGAACCATTTGAGATTTGCCGGCGCGCTCCTTTCCAATCTTGACTGCCTGAAAGTACTGCATGATTCATTTTGTGAAAATGCAACTATAAGCATTCCCCAACATTTATGATACACAAAACGCCCACGTGTCTTAATTGAATTCAAGAATCATTCTCATAATGGTGATTGCGGCAATTGCCGCAATAGTGGGCATGGTGGCGCTCCTAGGACCAAAACTCATCAACGATGTATCGGAAGGCGGACTTGGAATTGCATCCCCCACACCAATCGAGGTCCTGCCGCTTGAGGCGGAGCTTGACAGGCTGGACATCGTATCTGTCACAGACGAGCAGGCCGTAATCAAGATCGGCTTTAAGATAACAAACCCCAACTACAAATCCGCCATACTGCAGGTGATAAAATACGAACTGTACCATGACGGCAAACGAGTCACCATTGAGGAGATAGGCGAGCGCCCAGAAGGAATGGTCACAAGCTCCAACTACTTTACCATACTACGAGGCTCGCAGGTAATAGACGATACCATCACACTTGAAAACACTGGAAATGACCCAGAGTTCTGGTCCGCACTTGCAAGCAATCAGGTGGACTGGACGGTCAAGGGCGAGATGTACTTTAATTTGAGCTCCATGACAAGCGGGCATGAAAACATCATCCCATTCGAGTTTACCACGCAGGATCGTTTGGATTAAACAAACACAGCTTTAGTTCCTTTTTTGAGCCAAGCAAGATATGCTGCTCAGTCCGTATTACGTAAACAACCTGCTCCGAGTGTCAGAGTCTCTACTTGAGATATCAAGGACTCTCAATTCTGAGATCTCCGCACTCCAGAGCCTAAAGGACGACGTAAAGCAGCAGCAACAGGAGACACACAGGCAGAGCCAGATGGTAAAAAGAATGACCGACTATCTCAGCGACGAACTAGGCAGGCTGGAGACGGACGAAAAATTCCATTCCATATCGATAACCAAAAACCTCGACAAGCTCTCCGAGACGGAGACAAGACTGCGAATTCTCCGGGGCCGGTTGGACGAGTTCGTCCAGAGTGACGACGCAGAAAACCTCAAGCAGTCCGACTTTACACTCGCAGGAGATCTGAAAAAATACGAGTCGTTCCTGCTGGACCTGACGGGTCTACTAAATGAAAAGATCCCGCAGATGGAAAAGATAGTCCACAGAATAAACGGCGAGGGAAGGGAGGCGCAGCAGCAGAAACTACTCCTCAAGGAGATGGCGGATCTGTTCAATTCGGAGCTGCAGGAGCTGGATCTGGCATTCTCCGAGCTGAGGGGAGACAACAGTATCATAAAACAAAGAAATTATGATAATATGTCCATATAGAAAAAATTTTAGAAAAATTATATAAAATATGACGGGGCTAGCCAATCAAATGGCAGAAGCATCACTAGCAGCCTTTGGCTCTACAATTGGGGTTGGAATCGCACTAGCAGTCGTACTGTTTGCACTCCGAGGTAAAGGCCACCCAGAAGCACTGGAATAAGATCATCTGATCTTTTTACTTCTTTTTGACACCAAGCAAGTCAGTCAGTGAGAACTGTTTTCCTTCCTGCTTTTTGATGTAGCAACGCTGATAGTATTGGCACCCTGAGCACTCCGGCGACGGCTCAAGGATCGGCACCTTCTTTTCCCCAATCAGATTGCTAAAGACGCGCACCCGCCTGATCACCTCTTCGAACATCTTTTTCTCCCGCATGACGGCAAACGACGACTCCTCGCCGTCGCCTGTGATGTATATTATGACTCCCTCTATCTTGTTGAAGATCCACATGCATGCATTAAGGTGCAAAATGTCAGATGCAAACGGCATCTCGGGCGCAGTCTGCACGGTCTTGAATATTATCACCATGTCATCCACTATCATGTCCGGTTGCCCCTTGAGCTTTATCTCGTCCACTGCAAACTCGGCCACCTTTGAGCCGTACGGCAGCTTCCTTATCAGCCCGCCAAACAGGTTGGCAAATCCCTTCCCCTCGGCCTCCAGCCTATCGAATCTGTCATAGTGCGACCTTCTCATGCACCTAGTCACCTCGTGCAGGTAGACCGTCTTGCTGTCGTTTGGGTCTGCAACCTGCAGTTCAGTCTCCTTTGTTATGGCATTGACTGCATTTGTTATGGTAGTTCTGTAGTCACGATCACCCATCATACCGCATCACCTAGCTGAGAAGCCTCGTCAAAAACCTAGATATCCTGTCCGAAAATGCGAGTGCCACAAAGTGCAGGCCAAAGCCTATCACGGCGCCTACTAGAATGCTGGACGTAGCAAAGTAAATTCCCAAAAACACTCCCAGTGCAGGAAGCGTCAGAATCAGAGCAAGGAACGTGCTGACCCAAATCGTGTTTACAAGCGCGTCTGTTGTGATCTCTGATTTCTTTTTGTGAATCTTAATCATTTAATGGTCTAGCCAGCCTTGTACCATATATAGTTGAAGCCTAGTCTTCCTTGTCAACTATCAGTCTTGACATCGTAGTCTGTGGTGCAATTTTTTGGTCCACTGCAAATGCAATCGCTGCAATGTTTCTCACCTCATAGGCGGTAAGCTTTGTTATTCCTACTATGGTTGCAAAGCTGAACATCTTTGTAAACGACCTGTTTACTGCCTTGTAGATTGCCATCTCAAAGTTGTGCTCAAACTGCGATATCGACTCTATGTCGCTGTCTGTCTGCGGCACCAGTTCCTTGTATCGTGTCGTTGAGATCTCGTCAAGCACGCTCTTTACGGAATCAAGCGAGATTAATTTTCCAAGCAAATCCCTTGGCACACTAGGAGTGTGTGTCACGATGAGGTTCTTTATCTGCTCCTCGTCCAGTCCCCAGAACTTGCCTCGCAGAATGGAGAGTATGTTGTAAAAGTCGATGTCCATTCCGACCAGTCTCATCAGATCCCGGTCCCTTGCATTTCTGACTGCGCGGCCCAGCTGCTGATAGAGTATCTTGTCCAAAAATACGTCGAACACCTGAACGTTCTTTTTGTCGTTGTATATGGTGACTGCCTTTGCAACCTCATCGCCAAACTCTATTGTCCCAAGACTTGCCACGGCCTCTTCTAGGTCCTTTGCGACAAGCGCCTTGACTATGATGTCCCTCTGGTTGATGAGCTCCTCTGCATGCAAGTTGAGGTTCGGTTCTATCTCCTCTTGGGACTTGCCAAGCGCCTTTCCCTTTAGGATTAACTTTAGATTTGAAATTATGAACTTTAGATAGTACGCGTCCAGAATGTCGGATTTTCCAGCCGTGTTTGCTATGGAGTAATGGATGTCTGCCAGCTCGCTCCTCAGCGCCGACTCTACTGCGCCTGCAGTGTACGGCTTTGCCAATTTTGATACGGCATCGGCATACTTGGTGTTCTTTATCCTGGTGATTAACTCGTCAAGATCTCGTGACTCTGCCAAAGTCTGCAGGTCCGCCTTTGATAGAAGCTGCCCTCTTTGGGAAAACGACTTTACTGAGGCAAATACCTTCTGCGATCCTCCAGAACCCATATTTTGGCTCCAATCTCAAATGGATTTTAATGTTTGGTGCTTTTCGCGCAAATAATTTCCGATTCAGCTGACGCTTTTGAGAAATTTCAGCGTCTTCTCCTTTTCAGCTTTTGGCATGGATGTATAACTCTCAAGGAACTCCTTCTGGATGAGGATGGTCTCGTCGGATGCGGCCAAAAACCTGGCCTTGTCAAGGGGTAAAATCTCCTGCCCGCCGTCGCAGTAGGCCCTTACATAGCTTTTAAACAATAAGTAGACAAATCTTGGCGCAAATTTTGAGAGTGTCCGTATCTGATCCAGAAACTCGGCATCGGCATTCTTCATTCCTGCAAAAAACCTCTCAAGTATCTGCTCCCTTCCAATTATCTCGTCCAGCGACAGCGACACAAGCAGGCCCTTCTCCGTGAGGTGGTAATACGGGATGCCCTTTTCTTGCAGCGCCCTCGGGCCCCGCCGTAGCGGAAGCCTTCCTGCCTCCTCTACTATGTTTAGCGGAATTAGTATCTCGTCAAGATCGCGAAATATGCCAGAATAGATGTTCTTCCAGACCGTGCCATTTTCCTGCGCTATTCTCTGCGCAAGCGCAGTACGCGTCATCTGCGCCGGATTGTTCTCCGTTGCAAGACACACAATAATTGCTCTCTGTCTCTGAGCCTCTCCTGTCAGCTCCTCCTTTTTTGTCTTAAACGTATCAAAGATTCCAAGTTTTGCAGCCAATTACTTCCCCACCATAACATAATTTGATGATTTTATGTTATTATCTCAAAAATAATCTATTTAACAATTTACTTTTTTTCATGGCAAAACTTCCCTACCCTTAAATAATTTTCACCTTTCAGACCTCCAATGAAGAACAGAAATCACAAGTACGCTCTATTACTTGTGATAGCAGTTGCGGCAACAGCAACAGGCGTATTGTCTCAAGCTTATGCACAACAGGTAACCGACGGCATGGATGGGTACACAGCAGGTACCGCCGGCATCTACACTGGAAACCCAAACGAATGTTGGGTTGAGGGAGAGCCAGGCAAATTCACACCATGCATGATTGATAACGGTGATACCGCATGGATGCTTACTGCAACATCTCTGGTCTTATTCATGACTCCAGGTGTTGCATTCTTCTATGGCGGTTTAGCCAGATCCAAGAACATGGTCAACGTCCTAGGAATGACTTTGATCGTGATGGGTCTAATCTCGGTACAATGGGTGCTATGGGGCTACACTCTTGCGTTCGGACCGAACACATCTGATGCGAACAAATTCATGGGCGCATTGGACTATGTCGGATTCAACAAGGTATCACATGCAGCACCACTAGGTGCTCTGGGAGCCTGCACGGACCAGGTGTACTATACGTTGAGATCGCCTTATGTCGTTAGCGAGGAAGTAAAATGTAGCACTAGCTGGCCAGGAACAATTCCACACCAGCTATTTGCCATGTTCCAAGCGACATTCGCTATAATCACACCTGCACTTATCATCGGTGGAATCATCGATAGAATCAAGTTCAGCGCCTTTGTGATCTTCATCCTGCTTTGGGCAACCTTCGTCTATGATCCAGTAGCACACTGGGTATGGGGAGGCGGCTTCATCGGAGGAGGAGCACTAGACCTGAACGCCGATCTTAAACCTACGGCAGCACTAGACTTTGCCGGCGGAACAGTCGTACACATCACATCCGGATTCTCTGCACTAGCTGGTGCGCTGATTCTCGGAAGGAGATTGGGCTACGGCAAAGTTCCGATGGAACCACACAACATCCCAATGGTTGTTCTCGGTGTGGGAATCCTCTGGTTTGGTTGGTTCGGATTCAATGCAGGAAGTGAAGTAGCCGCAGACAGCGTTGCAGTATCCGCATGGGTTGTAACAAATACAGCAACAGGCATGGCAGCATTGACCTGGACACTTATGGCTTGGGCCCACACGGGCAAGCCAAGCATCGTAGGTGCAGCATCTGGCGCAGTTGCAGGACTAGTCTGCATTACGCCGGCATCAGGTTTTGTTGGGCCAATGGCAGCACTGATAATCGGTATTGCCGGAGGGGCAGTCTGTTACGGATGCGTAGCATTCAAGAACTCTAGAAAATGGGACGATGCCCTCGATGTTTGGGGAGTCCACGGAATGGGAGGCCTTACAGGTGCTATCTTGACAGGTACACTTGCCAGCCCGCACATCTGGGACACAGGCAACGGCATCGGCGCATGGACTGGAACACCAGAAGGCTATGAGCAACAAGCTATCAACATAATCGGAGCACTCATCTCAGTTGGGTACGCATTCGGAATAACTGTGGTCATCCTAAAGGTGATGGACGCAGTATGGCCGGGCGGAATCAGAGTCACACCAAAAGAAGAAGAAATTGGACTCGACTTGGCTCAACACGGAGAAAGAGCATACGTAAACGAGTAAACACTCACCTTTCTTTCCTTTTTGTTTTTGATCAAAACCAATTAATCCGTTTTAGCCCAAACCATATCGGTGCTAATTACAACGTCCGAACTGGCAGGGGAGCTTGGCGGCAAGGACCTCGTTATAATCGATTCAAGGTCGTTCAAAGAGTATTCGCAGGGCCACATACCTGGCGCGGTAAACCTGGACCTGTTTGCGTACCACTGGTTTGACACCTCGGAAAAGGGCATCGAGATGTTCGAGTCCCAGACAAGGCAGCTGCTCTCCTTTGCGGGGGTGCAGGGAAAAAAAGTGGTATTCTACGACGATATTTCAGGCATGCTTGCCGCGCGCGGCGTGTGGATGCTACTTTACTTTTCCCATCGTAACGTATCCATGCTGGACGGGGGAATCAAAAAATGGGTTGCCGACGGGCTGGGCGTGGAAACGAGGGCAAACGGATTTACACCATCCGAGTTCACAGGCAAACCCGA
Proteins encoded in this region:
- a CDS encoding HD domain-containing protein, producing the protein MTKPFLDIVDPIHNFIRVYETELQVIDSPIFQRLRRIRQLSGAHLTYPSAQHSRFEHSLGVMHIAGLAASALRDSGHLDSEQISDIRLAALLHDVGHGPLSHLFEEVLQTKRKISHEDIGKQIILHSEIGDILSKSGFNKKLITKLAFGDPKYRFVNEIVSGSLSADMMDYLQRDGYFTGAEHAKIDHRRIIQSLDVYKSRLALDRSALYSFESMILSRYQMFKAVYFHKTVRSAEVMMLEAIKLADSEAQFTTLDLDKYTKLTDEFVVAKILSLPERNSDLRRAKKFAEDYQNRRLLKCVYEKIMTEKNLRSQQNLTERISKKSRVDKNEIFVDTTKTPSLPLTPSKEKTKSITLITRHNKRSAAEEISFSKIPVVASMADSMNILRIYTTTQHRKKVEIAAKLILGETRQ
- the pyrH gene encoding UMP kinase, with the protein product MKKRIVIKLSGRIFGMENNEKLLKEYATFLVKISKICQPIIIAGGGKIARHYISHARSSGADESTLDELGIEVSRLNAKLLIYALKDKAYPHPPTTLTEVRHAVDSELIVVAGGLHPGQSTNGTAALIAEKVGASEFLNATDVDGIYDFDPNKNPKAKKFKRIEIRNLRNMLVHEDSAAGGYDLMDIVALKVIERSKIKTRVIKAEISVIDKAIRGQSVGTEIIL
- a CDS encoding V0D/AC39 family V-type ATPase subunit; the protein is MGSGGSQKVFASVKSFSQRGQLLSKADLQTLAESRDLDELITRIKNTKYADAVSKLAKPYTAGAVESALRSELADIHYSIANTAGKSDILDAYYLKFIISNLKLILKGKALGKSQEEIEPNLNLHAEELINQRDIIVKALVAKDLEEAVASLGTIEFGDEVAKAVTIYNDKKNVQVFDVFLDKILYQQLGRAVRNARDRDLMRLVGMDIDFYNILSILRGKFWGLDEEQIKNLIVTHTPSVPRDLLGKLISLDSVKSVLDEISTTRYKELVPQTDSDIESISQFEHNFEMAIYKAVNRSFTKMFSFATIVGITKLTAYEVRNIAAIAFAVDQKIAPQTTMSRLIVDKED
- a CDS encoding ammonium transporter, which translates into the protein MKNRNHKYALLLVIAVAATATGVLSQAYAQQVTDGMDGYTAGTAGIYTGNPNECWVEGEPGKFTPCMIDNGDTAWMLTATSLVLFMTPGVAFFYGGLARSKNMVNVLGMTLIVMGLISVQWVLWGYTLAFGPNTSDANKFMGALDYVGFNKVSHAAPLGALGACTDQVYYTLRSPYVVSEEVKCSTSWPGTIPHQLFAMFQATFAIITPALIIGGIIDRIKFSAFVIFILLWATFVYDPVAHWVWGGGFIGGGALDLNADLKPTAALDFAGGTVVHITSGFSALAGALILGRRLGYGKVPMEPHNIPMVVLGVGILWFGWFGFNAGSEVAADSVAVSAWVVTNTATGMAALTWTLMAWAHTGKPSIVGAASGAVAGLVCITPASGFVGPMAALIIGIAGGAVCYGCVAFKNSRKWDDALDVWGVHGMGGLTGAILTGTLASPHIWDTGNGIGAWTGTPEGYEQQAINIIGALISVGYAFGITVVILKVMDAVWPGGIRVTPKEEEIGLDLAQHGERAYVNE
- a CDS encoding sulfurtransferase → MLITTSELAGELGGKDLVIIDSRSFKEYSQGHIPGAVNLDLFAYHWFDTSEKGIEMFESQTRQLLSFAGVQGKKVVFYDDISGMLAARGVWMLLYFSHRNVSMLDGGIKKWVADGLGVETRANGFTPSEFTGKPDRSILAGYEHLRENLDDVVVIDARSKEEYDGTTVRGARRGHIPNAVNVDFNLNIAQDGTIKGQKELAELYAFPKEAQVITYCQGAYRAANSFVALKKLGFKNVRVYLGSWGEWSNRDDLPVC